A genomic stretch from Spiroplasma endosymbiont of Clivina fossor includes:
- a CDS encoding integrase core domain-containing protein, whose amino-acid sequence MKYIVSKNDLADLKAKLQSWMTTIYHEKYYYKVKKWVSKYLNLCTNLYMNNTDNISVNKLIKKYFRGSKMTFYIWAKKIINGYYQDNFYELQFKSTTPKNIKYQFSLETRKQICDYYFDYKFVGAGGVLSLYHNIHQKNVHDIDTNNVPKSINTFYRWIKQDKRYGEIKTQMKKAKRHFKRYEVSEIGLLQMDAKVFTDKNFPIAKYRLYVYDFIDEITRIAFGYVYDSLGTNNAINAMQRAMKDFGELGITIKRIRTDNAPEFTTTNWSNKKAYKVKERPFTTFLSKNGIIHETTPIRSPQSNGKIERFHRNYNSLFWFKKCGFEIKFDVKQLQIHLNEWYAFYNFKRKHKSLNYKTPFETLNKFIIAK is encoded by the coding sequence ATGAAGTATATTGTATCTAAAAATGATTTAGCAGATTTAAAAGCTAAATTACAATCTTGAATGACTACGATTTATCATGAAAAATATTATTATAAAGTAAAAAAATGAGTAAGTAAATATCTCAATTTATGTACCAACTTATATATGAATAATACAGATAACATATCTGTAAATAAATTGATTAAAAAATATTTTCGTGGTAGTAAAATGACATTTTATATTTGAGCTAAAAAAATTATTAATGGTTATTATCAAGACAACTTTTATGAATTGCAATTCAAATCAACAACACCAAAAAATATTAAATATCAATTTTCATTAGAAACCAGAAAACAAATTTGTGATTATTACTTTGATTACAAATTTGTAGGTGCGGGCGGTGTATTATCGCTTTATCATAATATTCATCAAAAAAATGTGCATGATATCGATACAAATAATGTCCCCAAATCAATTAATACTTTTTATCGTTGAATTAAACAAGACAAACGCTATGGAGAAATAAAAACGCAAATGAAAAAAGCAAAACGCCATTTTAAGCGTTATGAAGTTTCCGAGATTGGTCTTTTACAAATGGATGCTAAAGTGTTTACTGATAAAAATTTTCCTATTGCTAAGTATAGATTATATGTTTATGATTTCATTGACGAAATAACAAGAATTGCTTTTGGATATGTGTATGATAGTTTAGGAACCAATAATGCCATTAATGCCATGCAAAGAGCAATGAAAGATTTTGGCGAACTTGGCATAACAATTAAACGCATTCGCACTGATAATGCTCCGGAATTCACTACTACTAATTGAAGTAATAAAAAAGCATACAAAGTAAAAGAAAGGCCTTTTACAACCTTTCTTTCAAAAAATGGAATTATCCATGAAACCACACCAATCCGTTCTCCTCAGAGCAACGGAAAGATTGAACGGTTTCACCGTAATTATAATAGTTTATTTTGGTTTAAAAAATGTGGTTTTGAAATAAAATTTGATGTTAAACAATTACAAATTCATTTGAATGAGTGGTACGCATTTTATAATTTCAAACGAAAACATAAAAGCTTGAATTACAAAACTCCATTTGAAACTTTAAATAAATTTATTATTGCAAAATAA